A single genomic interval of Koleobacter methoxysyntrophicus harbors:
- a CDS encoding M1 family metallopeptidase: MFRVFNLKKIAIPAAVLLIILLLVTTFMAFMKRDKASWYDEKFARIARKCPQYYMNVSFNPEEKTVNAVMKVKYTNNSNKNLEEVYFYLYPNAFKDENRLPFLEDEIPKVYPNGFDPGYIEVNYVKTPEEGQDLEFHIEDIYMKVIMPQSLKPGRKISLEVSFSVKLPNSLGRFGYGQKTYNVCNWYPILAVYDDDGWNLNPYYAIGDPFYSEIALYDVVIEVPKDLVIASTGTQVEIKEKDGGTREWHIKTGLVRDFAWVASTEFQIHQKEVDGTNIYSYYFDEEGSRKALEAAAEAVRFFNSYFGKYPYDTFSVVAADFYIGGMEYPNLVLIDKTLYGGSFLEYIVVHETAHQWWYGLVGSNQIKEAWLDEGLTEYSTIMYYEHRYGKARGARMYNDFVKNRYRFYELTNPKDFRVLRPLHEFRDWRDYDALVYARGAMVFGELREQAGDKTFQRVMRQYFREYIYENSTTEAFIRLWEKETENFDKAFFNKMLNLPPEGQNIQIPAA, encoded by the coding sequence GTGTTCAGGGTGTTTAATTTAAAGAAAATTGCCATTCCCGCAGCAGTTCTGTTAATAATTTTGTTATTAGTTACCACATTTATGGCTTTTATGAAAAGGGATAAAGCTTCATGGTATGACGAAAAATTCGCGAGGATAGCCAGAAAATGCCCACAGTATTATATGAATGTTAGTTTTAATCCAGAAGAAAAAACTGTAAATGCTGTAATGAAGGTGAAATATACAAATAATTCGAATAAAAACCTTGAGGAGGTCTACTTTTATCTTTATCCTAATGCCTTCAAAGACGAGAACAGGCTTCCCTTCCTGGAAGATGAAATCCCGAAAGTATATCCCAATGGCTTTGATCCCGGCTATATAGAAGTAAACTATGTAAAAACCCCGGAAGAGGGCCAGGACCTTGAGTTTCATATAGAGGATATATATATGAAGGTCATTATGCCTCAAAGCCTAAAACCCGGAAGGAAAATTTCCCTAGAAGTCTCGTTTTCTGTTAAACTCCCCAATTCCTTAGGGAGATTCGGATACGGGCAGAAAACCTATAATGTCTGCAACTGGTATCCCATCCTTGCTGTATATGATGACGATGGATGGAACCTCAATCCCTATTATGCAATAGGAGACCCTTTTTACAGTGAGATTGCCCTTTATGATGTTGTAATTGAGGTACCTAAGGACCTGGTTATTGCATCAACGGGGACCCAGGTTGAAATAAAAGAAAAAGACGGCGGTACAAGGGAGTGGCACATAAAAACGGGTTTGGTGCGGGATTTCGCCTGGGTAGCCAGCACCGAGTTCCAAATCCATCAAAAGGAAGTAGATGGAACGAACATCTATTCATATTATTTTGATGAAGAAGGCAGTCGAAAAGCCCTGGAAGCAGCGGCTGAAGCTGTTAGATTTTTTAACAGCTACTTCGGGAAGTACCCCTATGACACCTTTTCAGTTGTAGCGGCAGATTTCTACATAGGAGGGATGGAATATCCCAATCTGGTTTTAATTGATAAAACACTTTATGGAGGTAGTTTTTTAGAATACATAGTTGTTCATGAAACAGCCCACCAGTGGTGGTACGGTCTGGTAGGAAGCAACCAGATAAAAGAAGCGTGGCTTGATGAAGGTCTAACTGAATATTCAACGATAATGTATTACGAACACAGATACGGGAAGGCCAGGGGAGCCCGGATGTACAACGACTTTGTAAAAAACAGGTATCGATTTTATGAATTGACCAACCCCAAAGATTTCAGGGTTCTGAGGCCGTTACATGAATTCCGGGATTGGAGGGATTACGATGCCCTGGTTTATGCGCGGGGTGCTATGGTATTCGGCGAGTTAAGAGAACAGGCCGGCGATAAAACCTTTCAGAGGGTCATGAGACAATATTTTAGGGAATACATATATGAAAATTCTACAACTGAAGCGTTTATACGGCTGTGGGAAAAAGAAACGGAAAACTTTGATAAAGCATTTTTTAATAAGATGTTAAACCTGCCGCCCGAAGGCCAAAATATACAAATCCCAGCAGCATAA
- a CDS encoding 5-formyltetrahydrofolate cyclo-ligase encodes MTDKKTLRRRFLEKRLGLSTKDVKTTSEKIITRLFSLQEFKESETVMFYVDTRNEVQTIEAIKKVLAMGKRVVLPKVKKGQGLLAVEIKDISELKPGTFGLLEPEGDEGLEPEIIDLVVVPGVAFDRQGHRLGYGAGYYDGFLPQLRPGVKKIALAFEVQVAESIPVEEHDVRMDAVITEKCVYRFCKSG; translated from the coding sequence ATGACTGACAAAAAAACGCTACGCCGCAGATTCCTGGAAAAAAGGCTTGGTTTATCTACTAAAGACGTAAAAACTACGAGTGAAAAGATAATCACAAGGCTCTTTTCTCTACAAGAGTTCAAAGAATCCGAAACAGTAATGTTTTATGTAGATACCAGAAATGAAGTTCAGACCATAGAAGCAATTAAAAAGGTTCTGGCTATGGGTAAAAGGGTAGTGCTTCCTAAAGTAAAGAAAGGCCAAGGGCTTCTGGCGGTGGAAATAAAAGATATAAGTGAATTAAAACCGGGTACTTTCGGCTTACTCGAGCCCGAAGGAGATGAGGGTCTAGAACCTGAGATAATTGACCTGGTCGTGGTGCCCGGGGTAGCCTTTGACAGGCAGGGTCACCGCCTGGGGTACGGAGCCGGTTATTATGACGGCTTCCTGCCGCAGTTAAGACCGGGAGTTAAGAAAATAGCCCTTGCCTTCGAAGTGCAGGTTGCGGAGTCCATACCGGTGGAAGAACACGATGTAAGAATGGATGCTGTCATCACCGAAAAATGTGTGTACCGATTCTGCAAAAGCGGATAA
- a CDS encoding histone deacetylase, whose translation MIRAKNRMGLVFFPAFDWAISPTHPEREERLLYTRDQVEEEGIFDIDGIKEYNPVVATYRDIQRVHLCVPDEASRVTQSHLISAGGAIAAGEAVMKGEVDKAFALVRPPGHHAMRVVHGARGFCNINIEAVMISCLRMKYGVKKVAIVDTDCHHGDGTQDIYWHDPDTLFISLHQDGRTLYPGSGFPEEMGGPNAVGFTLNVPLPPGTSDEGFLYVIDNLVVPVLEEFKPELVINSAGQDNHYSDPITNMNFSAMGYAMLSEKLNPHIAVLEGGYSIEDALPYVNTGIILAMAGLDYSRIKEPDYEPGRFRETQESMEYIKRLCNSVYERWKNRKDYRAKLIRGAKYVKESRRIYYDTDGIMEIREEITRVCDCSGFSVITSSADTGYTVKGVIIPWNACPSCHKEGLKAFEKLERERGSTSLIYLQDVINDNFVRKKF comes from the coding sequence ATGATTAGAGCCAAAAACCGGATGGGGCTGGTGTTTTTCCCGGCCTTTGACTGGGCGATCAGCCCCACCCATCCTGAAAGGGAAGAAAGGCTGCTGTATACCCGGGATCAGGTAGAAGAAGAAGGTATTTTTGATATAGACGGCATCAAGGAATATAACCCGGTAGTGGCTACTTATAGGGACATCCAGAGGGTTCATTTGTGTGTACCCGATGAGGCGTCAAGGGTAACTCAATCCCATTTGATTTCAGCGGGTGGAGCCATAGCAGCAGGAGAAGCCGTGATGAAAGGGGAAGTGGATAAGGCCTTTGCCCTGGTGAGGCCCCCGGGACATCATGCCATGAGAGTGGTCCATGGAGCCAGGGGATTCTGCAATATCAATATTGAAGCCGTGATGATAAGCTGCCTGAGAATGAAATACGGGGTAAAAAAGGTCGCTATAGTAGATACGGATTGCCATCACGGTGATGGAACCCAGGATATATACTGGCATGACCCCGATACCCTCTTTATTTCCCTGCACCAGGATGGGCGCACACTGTATCCGGGGTCGGGATTTCCGGAGGAGATGGGAGGCCCCAATGCGGTAGGATTTACCTTAAATGTGCCTCTGCCTCCCGGGACATCTGATGAGGGTTTTTTGTATGTTATAGATAATCTGGTAGTCCCCGTTTTAGAGGAATTTAAGCCCGAACTTGTTATTAATTCAGCCGGCCAGGACAATCACTATAGCGATCCCATAACCAATATGAACTTTTCGGCTATGGGCTATGCCATGCTGAGCGAGAAATTAAATCCCCATATAGCTGTCCTTGAAGGCGGATATTCAATCGAGGATGCCCTGCCCTATGTCAATACCGGAATTATCCTGGCTATGGCGGGTCTCGACTACAGCAGGATTAAAGAACCCGATTACGAACCAGGCAGATTCCGGGAAACCCAGGAGAGTATGGAATATATAAAAAGGCTTTGCAACAGTGTTTACGAAAGATGGAAAAACAGGAAGGACTACAGAGCAAAACTCATCAGAGGGGCAAAATATGTGAAGGAAAGCAGGAGGATTTACTATGACACCGACGGCATAATGGAGATAAGGGAAGAAATAACGAGGGTCTGTGATTGTTCGGGTTTTTCTGTAATAACGTCCTCAGCAGATACCGGCTATACCGTAAAGGGCGTCATTATTCCCTGGAATGCCTGCCCTTCATGTCATAAGGAAGGCCTTAAAGCCTTTGAAAAACTGGAAAGGGAGAGGGGTTCGACATCATTAATATATCTTCAGGATGTTATAAATGACAATTTTGTGAGAAAGAAATTTTAG
- a CDS encoding HutP family protein, whose amino-acid sequence MRDYSVVWEKYLENLKPGKAAVLLAMSPREQEGELLDMFTQMGFKCGVTEAGGMRHEIEKKVNNALLGMGFNLNVLRRDSSDVHAAVHAAIEACNGLLLHSPMVSSYSLKIALVRKDKWLAVALYGYSAAHNLTNHERIGLGIMHV is encoded by the coding sequence ATGAGAGATTATTCAGTGGTGTGGGAGAAGTATTTAGAAAATCTTAAACCGGGTAAGGCAGCGGTGTTGCTGGCCATGTCACCGCGGGAACAAGAAGGGGAATTGCTCGACATGTTTACTCAAATGGGGTTTAAGTGCGGTGTTACAGAAGCCGGGGGGATGAGACATGAGATTGAAAAAAAAGTGAATAATGCCCTTTTAGGAATGGGCTTTAATTTAAATGTACTGAGAAGGGATTCTTCTGATGTCCACGCTGCGGTTCATGCTGCTATAGAAGCGTGTAACGGGCTTTTGCTCCATTCCCCCATGGTATCAAGCTATTCTTTAAAAATTGCACTTGTTAGAAAAGATAAATGGTTAGCCGTTGCTTTGTACGGGTATTCGGCTGCTCACAATTTAACGAACCATGAACGTATCGGTCTGGGAATAATGCACGTATAA
- a CDS encoding NAD(P)/FAD-dependent oxidoreductase, translating to MKKYDVIIIGSGPAGIFAALELVEKKQGLKILIIEKGQDIDERKCPSSTQKVSCLNCPTCSIVSGWGGAGAFSDGKLTLTADFGGWLDEYMAKKEVQSLIDYIDQIYLRFGAPEKVHGTDREKIKEIQQKAATADLRLIPARVKHLGTDRCFHVLKNMKEFLEKRVEILTCTSVTRLIVEKGKISGVVTENGDEIYGEYVVCGPGREGSEWFAGEAERLNLEMTSNPVDVGVRVEVPAVVMEHLTDVVYESKLVFYSKHFDDRVRTFCMNPYGEVVIENNSGLQTVNGHSYSDKKTENTNFAVLVSKTFTEPFREPISYGKYIAALANMLGGGVLVQRLGDLLSGRRSTEERISRGLIQPTLKEATPGDISLVFPYRHLMDILEMLQALDKIAPGVYSRHTLLYGVEAKFYSSRLKLTSRLETQIKNLFAVGDGAGITRGLAQASVSGVVAAREIINRIG from the coding sequence ATGAAAAAATACGATGTGATTATTATCGGTTCGGGGCCCGCCGGTATATTTGCAGCCCTGGAACTGGTGGAAAAAAAACAAGGGTTGAAAATCCTGATAATAGAAAAAGGTCAGGATATTGATGAAAGGAAGTGCCCTTCCAGCACCCAAAAGGTATCATGCCTGAACTGCCCCACGTGTTCTATAGTCAGCGGCTGGGGAGGTGCCGGCGCTTTCAGTGATGGCAAATTAACCCTGACAGCTGATTTCGGGGGCTGGCTGGATGAATACATGGCCAAGAAAGAAGTTCAATCCCTGATAGATTATATTGACCAAATTTATCTCAGGTTTGGTGCACCGGAAAAAGTCCACGGAACGGACCGAGAAAAGATAAAGGAAATTCAGCAGAAGGCAGCTACTGCAGATTTAAGGCTGATTCCAGCAAGGGTTAAACATCTCGGAACCGACCGGTGTTTTCATGTGTTGAAAAATATGAAGGAATTCCTTGAGAAACGGGTGGAAATACTAACATGCACCTCTGTCACAAGATTAATTGTAGAAAAAGGGAAAATATCGGGGGTTGTAACGGAAAACGGTGATGAAATCTACGGCGAATATGTGGTATGCGGTCCCGGCAGGGAAGGGTCTGAATGGTTTGCCGGTGAGGCAGAAAGGCTAAATCTTGAGATGACCAGCAATCCCGTGGATGTAGGGGTTAGAGTTGAAGTCCCTGCCGTTGTCATGGAGCACCTGACAGATGTAGTATATGAGTCAAAACTAGTGTTTTATTCAAAACATTTCGATGACAGGGTTAGAACCTTTTGCATGAATCCCTATGGAGAGGTTGTAATAGAGAATAACAGCGGCCTTCAAACGGTTAACGGACACAGTTACTCCGATAAGAAGACGGAAAACACAAATTTCGCTGTCCTTGTCAGCAAGACCTTTACGGAACCGTTCAGAGAACCCATTTCATACGGGAAATATATTGCAGCCCTGGCTAATATGCTTGGGGGCGGGGTTTTGGTTCAGAGACTCGGGGACCTCCTATCGGGAAGACGGTCGACAGAGGAAAGGATCAGCAGGGGCCTCATTCAGCCGACCCTTAAAGAAGCTACACCCGGAGATATAAGCCTGGTGTTCCCTTACAGGCACCTGATGGATATCCTTGAAATGCTTCAGGCTCTGGATAAGATAGCACCGGGGGTGTATTCCAGACATACGCTGTTGTACGGGGTTGAAGCCAAATTTTACTCTTCAAGGTTGAAATTGACCTCCCGGTTGGAGACCCAGATAAAGAACCTATTTGCTGTAGGTGATGGTGCGGGTATAACCAGGGGTCTGGCCCAAGCATCTGTGTCCGGGGTCGTGGCTGCTCGGGAGATAATAAACAGAATAGGATAA
- a CDS encoding DMT family transporter gives MEFRHGLGIFYAAVGTLFFATSPIFTLLIQGISPGGIAFLRMFLGSMFILAFAKLRGKRITIPGTDLKKFLLYGFIAAMHFLFYIYSLFYTTIAHSLSIVYTAPIFVTLLSSLVLKEPLPRYKYIGIGLVIIGIAVITGFEPLLSSRMIIGDMMALVSAFCFGLYSVAGRKERENYTLFQYTFWLYLFAAIFLLPFGAGSLKPDYLIKAAVPIIFLALLPTTLGHTMYNASVRHTHAAYSNLISTQEVTGGIILGYFVLNQVPGINTFLGCGIMFAGLGIVLIDRNPFSDISKKRKENAN, from the coding sequence ATGGAATTCAGACACGGGCTGGGAATCTTTTATGCAGCTGTCGGTACCCTGTTTTTTGCAACCAGTCCCATTTTTACCCTCCTTATTCAGGGGATTTCACCTGGCGGGATTGCTTTTTTGAGGATGTTCCTTGGTTCTATGTTTATCCTGGCTTTTGCAAAACTGCGGGGAAAAAGGATAACAATCCCCGGAACGGACCTGAAAAAATTCCTCCTTTACGGATTCATTGCTGCAATGCACTTTTTATTCTATATTTATTCGCTGTTTTATACTACAATAGCCCACAGCCTGAGTATTGTTTATACCGCCCCTATTTTTGTAACCCTGTTATCCAGTTTAGTATTAAAGGAACCCCTGCCAAGATATAAATATATCGGTATAGGTCTTGTAATCATCGGAATAGCAGTTATCACAGGCTTTGAGCCATTATTGAGCAGCAGAATGATTATAGGAGACATGATGGCCCTGGTTTCTGCTTTCTGCTTTGGTCTATATTCTGTGGCAGGTAGGAAGGAAAGAGAGAATTATACCCTTTTCCAGTATACCTTCTGGCTGTATTTATTCGCTGCTATTTTTTTGTTGCCCTTTGGAGCAGGTTCCCTGAAGCCGGATTATCTAATTAAGGCGGCTGTCCCTATAATATTTTTGGCTCTGCTGCCCACAACCCTTGGTCATACGATGTATAATGCAAGTGTCAGGCATACCCACGCTGCATATTCCAACCTGATTTCCACCCAGGAGGTGACCGGTGGGATAATTCTGGGATATTTTGTGCTGAACCAGGTTCCGGGTATTAATACATTCCTTGGCTGTGGTATAATGTTCGCGGGACTGGGGATAGTACTAATTGACAGAAATCCTTTTTCTGACATAAGCAAAAAACGGAAGGAAAATGCTAATTAA
- a CDS encoding CaiB/BaiF CoA transferase family protein, producing MKKALSGVKVIDLTRVLAGPFCTMMLADMGAEVVKIERPKTGDDSRAFGPFLKGESAYFMCLNRNKKSIVLDLKSKEDIEIFKRLIAKADVVVENFRPGTMEKLGIGYEELKKVNPGIIYAACSGFGHSGPYSKKPAYDSIIQAMSGLMSITGQPEGIPTRVGASIADIIAGMYTAFGILAALYFRQVTGVGQKVDVAMFDSVVSVLENAVVRYFVTGEVPTRIGNRHPSIAPFTSYKTKDDYIIIAVGNDRLWEAFCRAVGRPDLLEDERFKTNKDRSMRWALLDEILGEVLKNKTTEEWIQILEEAGVPCGPINTIDKVVKDPQLLARDMIVKTIHSVAGELLVPGIPVKLSETPGKVETPAPLLGEHTEEVLRTWLGYKKEQG from the coding sequence ATGAAAAAAGCTTTATCAGGTGTAAAGGTTATAGACCTTACCAGGGTGCTGGCAGGTCCGTTCTGCACCATGATGCTGGCCGATATGGGGGCAGAAGTTGTTAAAATCGAGCGTCCAAAAACCGGCGACGATTCAAGGGCATTCGGGCCTTTTTTAAAAGGAGAGAGCGCCTATTTTATGTGCTTAAACAGGAACAAAAAGAGCATAGTGCTGGACCTCAAGTCTAAAGAAGATATAGAAATATTCAAGAGACTTATTGCTAAGGCCGATGTAGTTGTAGAAAATTTCAGACCGGGAACTATGGAAAAACTGGGTATCGGGTATGAAGAACTAAAAAAAGTCAACCCAGGGATAATTTATGCAGCCTGCTCAGGTTTCGGCCATTCAGGGCCGTATTCAAAAAAACCGGCATATGACTCGATAATTCAGGCCATGAGCGGGTTAATGAGCATCACGGGTCAGCCGGAAGGTATTCCCACAAGGGTAGGGGCCTCCATTGCCGATATAATTGCGGGTATGTATACGGCATTTGGGATTCTTGCTGCCTTATATTTCAGGCAGGTAACAGGGGTCGGACAGAAGGTTGATGTTGCCATGTTCGATTCCGTTGTATCCGTACTTGAAAATGCCGTCGTAAGGTATTTTGTTACAGGAGAAGTGCCTACCCGCATCGGTAACCGTCATCCCTCTATAGCCCCCTTTACATCTTATAAAACAAAGGATGACTATATTATTATTGCCGTTGGGAATGACAGGTTATGGGAGGCCTTTTGCAGAGCCGTCGGAAGGCCTGATTTATTGGAAGATGAAAGGTTTAAGACAAATAAAGACCGTTCAATGAGATGGGCACTTCTGGATGAAATATTGGGAGAGGTTTTAAAGAACAAGACGACAGAGGAATGGATACAAATTTTAGAAGAGGCAGGGGTTCCCTGCGGCCCTATAAACACAATAGATAAAGTCGTAAAGGACCCTCAACTGTTAGCCAGAGATATGATTGTTAAAACCATTCACAGTGTTGCTGGTGAACTGCTTGTCCCGGGGATTCCCGTTAAACTTTCCGAAACTCCCGGCAAGGTAGAAACACCTGCTCCGTTACTGGGCGAGCATACAGAAGAAGTGCTGCGTACATGGCTGGGATATAAGAAAGAACAGGGATAA
- a CDS encoding adenylosuccinate synthase: MSAIVIVGTQWGDEGKGRITDYLAQKAHMVVRYQGGNNAGHTVKVDDQEYRLHLIPSGILHQNKICVIGNGVVIDPISLVEEINDLKNRGINVDNLKISDRAHLIMPYHKLLDSLSEDRRGEDDIGTTRRGIGPAYMDKAERTGIRVIDLMDRDIFEAKLEANLKAKNYLLERVYGRDGLNKEEILDKYLSSIEALKDYVTDTSVVIYNALKEGKNVLFEGAQGTLLDIDHGTYPYVTSSHPISGGVCIGAGIGPTFIDKVIGVVKAYTTRVGKGPFPTELHDDTGNYIRERGYEYGTTTGRPRRCGWLDVVIIRYAIRLSGLTSIAITKLDTLSGLDVVKICTGYKYKGRIINDFPASLKVLGECEPVYEEMEGWKEDITGIRCYDDLPPNAKNYLNRITELCDIDISFISIGPKRSQGIALDPLF; this comes from the coding sequence ATGTCAGCAATTGTCATTGTCGGAACACAATGGGGAGATGAGGGAAAGGGCAGAATAACCGATTACCTGGCCCAAAAGGCCCATATGGTGGTAAGGTATCAGGGCGGGAATAATGCCGGTCATACCGTAAAGGTCGATGACCAGGAATACAGACTCCACCTTATACCTTCAGGGATTTTGCATCAGAACAAAATATGTGTAATAGGCAACGGAGTGGTGATTGACCCCATTTCTCTGGTTGAAGAGATAAACGATCTTAAAAACCGGGGAATAAATGTAGATAACCTGAAAATAAGCGACAGGGCCCATTTAATTATGCCATATCACAAACTGCTGGATAGTCTTTCGGAGGACCGGCGCGGAGAAGATGATATAGGAACAACTCGAAGGGGAATAGGGCCTGCCTACATGGACAAGGCAGAAAGAACGGGTATAAGGGTAATAGACCTTATGGACAGAGACATATTTGAGGCCAAACTGGAGGCAAATCTAAAAGCGAAGAATTACCTGCTTGAAAGGGTATATGGCAGAGACGGCCTTAATAAGGAAGAGATCCTCGACAAATATCTATCCAGTATTGAAGCGCTAAAAGACTATGTAACCGATACCTCGGTCGTTATTTACAATGCCCTGAAGGAAGGCAAAAATGTCCTGTTTGAAGGGGCTCAGGGGACACTGCTGGATATAGACCATGGAACCTATCCCTATGTTACATCTTCCCATCCTATTTCCGGAGGGGTGTGTATAGGAGCCGGCATAGGGCCTACATTCATCGATAAAGTAATAGGTGTGGTCAAAGCCTATACCACGAGGGTAGGAAAAGGACCGTTTCCCACAGAACTCCACGATGATACCGGCAATTATATAAGGGAAAGGGGTTATGAATACGGGACAACGACGGGGAGGCCCAGAAGGTGCGGTTGGCTGGATGTGGTTATAATCAGGTATGCCATAAGGTTAAGCGGCCTCACCAGCATTGCTATTACAAAACTGGACACCCTCAGCGGCCTTGACGTTGTTAAAATATGTACCGGCTATAAATATAAAGGCCGGATTATAAACGACTTTCCTGCAAGCCTTAAGGTTTTAGGGGAGTGCGAGCCGGTATATGAGGAGATGGAAGGCTGGAAGGAAGATATCACAGGTATCAGATGTTATGATGACCTTCCACCGAATGCAAAAAACTACCTTAACAGGATAACAGAACTGTGTGACATAGATATATCTTTCATCTCTATAGGGCCCAAACGATCCCAGGGAATAGCCCTTGATCCTCTATTTTAA
- a CDS encoding hydantoinase/oxoprolinase family protein yields MIIGFDMGGTHADVVLLKNGEVYKKTKYPRQEDFLTSILKPLDEILKDEDLSQIERVIISTTLSTNAIVENRMGTVGMIVQPGPGLNLEFLEGFFPVHYVDGYIDHRGREREPLNISQVRTAGEKLKGCGAEYLGVVGKFSTRNPIHEIKINEAVGQIFKYSTMGHILSGNLNFPRRIFTAYLNSGVWKTYRGFLDGIKNSLAKRKIMAPIYIMKADGGTFEGEAAADRPVETILSGPAASIMGALALNPIKEDGIILDIGGTTTDISFLAEGIPLFEPRGIEVAGFKTLIRGLYSRSIGVGGDSLVEFKEGQLKIGPKRAGPAMAFGGSLPTPTDAMVVLGLLREGSESRARRGIETLARKQGLSIRETAAMIYEKMGEIIAGNIRKFLLEVNSRPVYTIYELLHGKKVSPKKAVLVGGPALGLSSVISRKLGIPCTVPKGFETANALGAALARVTAELTLVADTQEGVLIIGEEEIRERISSGFTLDEAKKLLFSRLKQRYKKLGGDSNIPVEIIEQEQFNVVRGFYTAGKIIRLKAQVRPGVRRDRDD; encoded by the coding sequence ATGATTATTGGTTTTGATATGGGGGGAACCCATGCAGATGTCGTATTGCTGAAAAATGGTGAAGTGTATAAAAAGACGAAATACCCCCGACAGGAAGATTTCCTCACATCGATCCTGAAACCACTGGATGAAATACTGAAAGATGAAGACCTGTCTCAGATAGAGAGAGTTATAATCAGCACTACCCTGTCAACCAATGCAATAGTAGAAAACAGGATGGGAACCGTCGGCATGATAGTTCAACCCGGCCCGGGGCTCAATCTTGAATTTCTAGAAGGCTTTTTCCCTGTGCATTATGTAGACGGCTATATAGACCACAGGGGGCGGGAAAGGGAGCCGTTGAATATAAGCCAGGTGAGGACTGCAGGGGAAAAACTGAAGGGCTGCGGTGCTGAATATCTGGGGGTTGTCGGGAAGTTCTCAACCAGAAATCCCATACATGAAATAAAGATTAACGAGGCCGTCGGGCAAATTTTTAAATATTCTACGATGGGCCACATCCTTTCAGGGAACCTCAATTTCCCCAGAAGGATTTTTACCGCATATCTGAACTCGGGGGTCTGGAAGACCTACAGGGGTTTTTTGGACGGCATAAAAAACTCTTTGGCCAAAAGGAAGATTATGGCCCCCATTTATATCATGAAAGCCGATGGGGGAACCTTCGAAGGAGAAGCGGCTGCAGATAGACCGGTGGAAACCATACTTTCGGGACCGGCTGCCAGCATTATGGGGGCTTTAGCACTAAACCCAATAAAGGAAGATGGGATAATCCTGGACATAGGCGGGACTACCACTGATATATCCTTTCTTGCTGAAGGGATACCGCTCTTTGAACCACGGGGGATAGAGGTTGCCGGTTTTAAAACCCTTATCAGGGGGCTGTATTCACGGTCTATAGGCGTTGGCGGTGACAGCCTGGTAGAATTTAAGGAAGGGCAACTGAAGATAGGCCCGAAGAGGGCGGGGCCTGCTATGGCCTTCGGAGGCTCCCTTCCTACTCCAACCGATGCTATGGTGGTCCTGGGCCTGTTGAGAGAAGGGTCTGAATCAAGGGCCCGAAGAGGAATAGAAACCCTAGCCCGGAAGCAGGGACTAAGCATCAGGGAAACGGCCGCCATGATATATGAAAAGATGGGAGAGATTATTGCAGGAAATATAAGGAAGTTCCTTTTAGAGGTGAATTCAAGGCCTGTATATACTATATACGAACTTCTTCACGGTAAAAAGGTAAGCCCTAAAAAGGCAGTCCTTGTCGGAGGGCCGGCTTTGGGCCTTTCGTCCGTAATTTCCCGCAAACTGGGGATTCCCTGTACTGTGCCTAAAGGATTTGAAACAGCAAATGCCTTAGGGGCTGCCCTAGCCAGGGTTACTGCAGAGCTGACATTGGTTGCTGATACCCAGGAAGGGGTTTTAATTATAGGAGAAGAAGAAATAAGGGAAAGGATATCTTCGGGATTCACACTGGATGAAGCAAAGAAGCTGCTTTTTTCCCGCCTGAAACAGAGGTACAAGAAACTGGGGGGAGATTCAAATATCCCCGTGGAAATCATAGAACAGGAGCAGTTCAATGTAGTAAGGGGGTTTTACACTGCGGGTAAGATAATCCGCCTGAAGGCTCAGGTAAGGCCGGGAGTAAGGAGGGATCGTGATGATTAG